One genomic segment of Drosophila melanogaster chromosome 3R includes these proteins:
- the CG8312 gene encoding uncharacterized protein, isoform C produces the protein MAANNGNKFSMEHDSEGCDEVDFIVATHNNNNDYEDLGSVSQAVINTKVAAAAATAAAATPNNEPNSNTLKKAKERRTLFHFGSNKKLSQSKSQESQEAGSKDATPATTAAPLPPVPIGTPPRQHKFVKSNSLARLLGNTYNAKKFEKQEQKRLASGSEGGKFNTYSGRRGRAGPYLERFKRVSKEDGDVAGEDDTVRVTNVITLTTDSRDLLYGSRQEHVGRTGGYDQNDQLTSKAYRTLTRSLGKLWRRTHSVDISTPDPEFKVSYLGNVLTGWAKGEGCVEKQLNTLWRNYTQHSKPDVIMRLKVCASGLKATTRQHGLTEYWAHRITYCCAPKNYPRVFCWIYRHEGRKLKHELRCHAVLCSKEKIAQDICDTLRENLESALREFKREKILKQNARLSLANAVYDNPSLPRRKIMLSVGGNNYRPPLERSKSAPKLMAIEEAIGEEEGDEIEDTNEPEMMPCCQKDSLYPAMTLGRRRCRRGHSIRRTGKIQSFSPCCSSHMAKELPQEETKTMAAAGSSANDGSDSDDFEKLLKFDTTLSNELLPYFDMQLHKNSSQSMVSLSELKEEEGEPLSLLPTINSDPSADPEADYNAEDHDVTAPRRSGVCSDGEEDFLDDADDHYFRHAAMLTMLHRSSMRKMRAADQTSLKYRHQTQSSISSNASSSTTASTSAAAGGGSAQQGLTSPDSDEGSISSGCETASTVTNANHEEYNSKRVSDPGQLEQSPDLELEQAQVLEQMMIYQRLEQQLRKNSGDATNYSSSSSITLKRSNSGSDKQERSDHPDDDNSDSDESGYVEFQEKERPGQQPLISEASVTLAKIATVKPQVPPKPAPRRSLSLNAVATGASAGSSAGKAPGTAV, from the exons ATGGCAGCCAACAACGGTAACAAATTCTCAATGGAGCACGATTCCGAGGGTTGTGATGAGGTGGACTTTATAGTGGCCACgcacaacaataacaacgatTACGAGGATTTGGGCAGCGTGAGTCAGGCGGTGATCAACACCAAAgtagctgcagcagcagcaaccgcagcagcagcaacaccaaacAACGAACCAAACAGCAATACATTGAAAAAAGCCAAGGAGCGTCGCACCCTCTTCCATTTCGGAAGCAATAAGAAGCTGAGTCAGAGCAAGTCACAGGAGAGCCAGGAGGCGGGCAGCAAGGATGCTACGCCGGCGACAACTGCTGCTCCATTGCCGCCGGTGCCAATCGGTACGCCACCGCGACAGCACAAGTTCGTGAAGAGCAACAGCTTGGCCAGATTGCTGGGCAACACCTACAATGCCAAGAAGTTTGAGAAGCAGGAGCAAAAGCGTCTGGCCTCCGGATCCGAGGGCGGCAAATTCAACACCTACAGTGGAAGGCGTGGCCGTGCGGGTCCCTATTTGGAGCGATTCAAGCGGGTGTCCAAGGAGGACGGCGATGTGGCTGGCGAGGATGACACGGTGAGGGTCACGAACGTCATAACCCTGACGACGGACTCGCGGGACTTGCTCTACGGCAGCCGGCAGGAGCATGTGGGTCGCACTGGGGGCTATGACCAGAACGATCAGCTCACCTCGAAGGCGTATCGCACGCTCACCCGCAGCTTGGGCAAACTCTGGAGGCGCACACACAGCGTGGACATTAGCACACCCGATCCGGAGTTCAAGGTCTCGTACCTGGGCAACGTCCTGACCGGTTGGGCCAAGG GTGAGGGTTGTGTGGAGAAACAGCTGAATACGCTGTGGCGGAACTACACCCAGCACTCCAAGCCGGACGTGATCATGCGCCTGAAGGTGTGCGCCTCCGGCTTGAAGGCCACCACCCGGCAGCACGGACTCACGGAGTACTGGGCCCATAGGATCACCTACTGTTGCGCACCGAAGAACTATCCGCGGGTCTTCTGCTGGATCTACCGCCACGAGGGCAGGAAGCTGAAGCACGAGCTCCGCTGCCATGCGGTGCTCTGCAGCAAGGAGAAGATTGCCCAGGACATTTGCGATACCCTTAGG GAAAACCTGGAGAGCGCTTTGCGCGAATTTAAGCGCGAGAAAATTCTGAAGCAAAACGCTCGCTTGAGTTTGGCCAACGCCGTCTACGATAATCCGAGCTTGCCGCGCCGCAAGATCATGCTAAGTGTGGGCGGCAACAACTACAGACCGCCGCTGGAGCGCTCCAAGTCGGCGCCCAAACTGATGGCCATCGAGGAGGCCATTGGCGAGGAGGAGGGCGATGAGATCGAGGACACCAATGAGCCGGAGATGATGCCGTGCTGCCAGAAGGACTCCCTCTATCCGGCCATGACGCTGGGCAGGCGTCGCTGTCGTCGCGGCCACTCCATTCGGCGAACGGGCAAGATACAGTCCTTCTCGCCCTGCTGCAGTTCGCACATGGCAAAGGAGTTGCCGCAGGAAGAGACCAAGACGATGGCGGCGGCGGGCAGTTCCGCCAATGATGGCTCCGATTCAGACGACTTCGAGAAGCTGCTTAAGTTCGATACGACTTTGAGTAATGAGTTGTTGCCGTACTTCGACATGCAGCTGCACAAGAACAGCAGCCAGAGCATGGTGAGCCTGAGCGAActcaaggaggaggagggtgAACCGCTGAGCCTCCTGCCCACTATTAACAGCGATCCCAGCGCCGATCCAGAGGCGGACTACAATGCCGAGGATCACGATGTGACCGCGCCTCGACGCAGTGGCGTTTGCAGCGACGGCGAGGAGGACTTTCTGGACGATGCGGACGACCATTATTTCCGGCATGCGGCCATGCTGACCATGCTGCACCGCAGTTCGATGAGAAAGATGCGGGCGGCCGATCAGACGAGTCTTAAGTACCGCCATCAGACGCAGTCATCGATCTCCTCCAACGCGTCCAGCTCGACGACGGCCAGCACTTCGGCGGCAGCGGGCGGAGGATCCGCCCAGCAGGGTCTGACCAGTCCGGACAGCGACGAGGGTTCCATATCCAGCGGCTGCGAGACGGCCAGCACAGTCACAAATGCCAACCACGAGGAGTACAACAGCAAGCGGGTTAGCGATCCCGGCCAGCTGGAGCAGTCGCCGGActtggagctggagcaggcGCAAGTGCTGGAGCAGATGATGATCTACCAAAGactggagcagcagctgcgcaAGAACAGCGGCGATGCCACCAATTACAGCAGCTCGAGCAGCATCACACTGAAGCGCAGCAATTCCGGCAGCGACAAGCAGGAGAGGAGCGACCATCCGGATGACGacaacagcgacagcgacGAGAGCGGCTACGTGGAGTTCCAGGAGAAGGAGCGACCGGGTCAGCAGCCGCTGATCAGCGAGGCAAGCGTTACGCTGGCCAAGATTGCGACCGTCAAGCCGCAGGTACCACCAAAGCCGGCTCCACGTCGCTCGCTCAGTCTCAACGCGGTGGCCACCGGCGCCTCAGCGGGCTCATCCGCTGGTAAGGCTCCGGGCACCGCTGTCTGA
- the Calr gene encoding calreticulin, isoform A, which produces MMWCKTVIVLLATVGFISAEVYLKENFDNENWEDTWIYSKHPGKEFGKFVLTPGTFYNDAEADKGIQTSQDARFYAASRKFDGFSNEDKPLVVQFSVKHEQNIDCGGGYVKLFDCSLDQTDMHGESPYEIMFGPDICGPGTKKVHVIFSYKGKNHLISKDIRCKDDVYTHFYTLIVRPDNTYEVLIDNEKVESGNLEDDWDFLAPKKIKDPTATKPEDWDDRATIPDPDDKKPEDWDKPEHIPDPDATKPEDWDDEMDGEWEPPMIDNPEFKGEWQPKQLDNPNYKGAWEHPEIANPEYVPDDKLYLRKEICTLGFDLWQVKSGTIFDNVLITDDVELAAKAAAEVKNTQAGEKKMKEAQDEVQRKKDEEEAKKASDKDDEDEDDDDEEKDDESKQDKDQSEHDEL; this is translated from the exons ATGATGTGGTGCAAAACAGTGATAGTGTTGCTGGCGACAGTCGGCTTTATTAGTGCCGAGGTTTATCTGAAGGAGAATTTCGACAACG AAAACTGGGAGGATACGTGGATCTACAGCAAACATCCTGGCAAGGAGTTCGGAAAATTCGTCCTCACCCCCGGTACCTTCTACAACGATGCTGAGGCCGACAAAG GCATTCAGACCTCTCAGGATGCTCGATTCTACGCGGCCAGCCGCAAGTTTGATGGCTTCTCCAACGAGGACAAGCCCCTCGTGGTGCAGTTCTCCGTGAAGCACGAGCAGAATATCGACTGCGGCGGCGGCTATGTGAAGCTGTTCGACTGCTCCCTCGACCAGACCGACATGCACGGCGAGTCGCCGTACGAGATCATGTTCGGCCCGGACATCTGCGGACCCGGCACCAAGAAGGTCCATGTGATCTTCAGCTACAAGGGCAAGAACCACCTAATCAGCAAAGACATCCGCTGCAAAGATGACGTGTACACCCACTTCTACACGCTGATTGTCAGACCCGACAACACGTACGAGGTGCTCATCGACAACGAGAAGGTGGAGTCTGGCAACCTGGAGGACGACTGGGACTTCCTGGCCCCCAAGAAGATCAAGGATCCCACCGCCACCAAGCCCGAAGACTGGGACGATAGG GCCACCATTCCCGATCCCGATGACAAGAAGCCCGAGGACTGGGACAAACCAGAGCACATTCCCGACCCAGATGCCACAAAGCCTGAGGATTGGGACGATGAGATGGACGGCGAGTGGGAGCCACCGATGATCGACAACCCTGAGTTCAAGGGCGAGTGGCAGCCAAAGCAGCTGGACAACCCCAACTACAAGGGCGCCTGGGAGCATCCCGAGATCGCCAATCCCGAGTATGTGCCCGACGACAAGCTGTATCTGCGCAAGGAGATCTGCACCCTGGGCTTCGATCTCTGGCAGGTCAAGTCCGGCACTATCTTCGACAACGTCCTGATCACGGACGACGTGGAGCTGGCCGCTAAGGCTGCTGCCGAAGTCAAGAACACCCAGGCGGGCGAGAAGAAAATGAAGGAGGCCCAGGATGAGGTGCAGCGCAAgaaggacgaggaggaggcgAAAAAGGCTTCCGACAAGGACgatgaggacgaggatgatgacgatgaggaGAAGGATGATGAATCTAAGCAAGACAAAGATCAAAGCGAACACGACGAATTGTAA
- the CG8312 gene encoding uncharacterized protein, isoform B encodes MLSVGGNNYRPPLERSKSAPKLMAIEEAIGEEEGDEIEDTNEPEMMPCCQKDSLYPAMTLGRRRCRRGHSIRRTGKIQSFSPCCSSHMAKELPQEETKTMAAAGSSANDGSDSDDFEKLLKFDTTLSNELLPYFDMQLHKNSSQSMVSLSELKEEEGEPLSLLPTINSDPSADPEADYNAEDHDVTAPRRSGVCSDGEEDFLDDADDHYFRHAAMLTMLHRSSMRKMRAADQTSLKYRHQTQSSISSNASSSTTASTSAAAGGGSAQQGLTSPDSDEGSISSGCETASTVTNANHEEYNSKRVSDPGQLEQSPDLELEQAQVLEQMMIYQRLEQQLRKNSGDATNYSSSSSITLKRSNSGSDKQERSDHPDDDNSDSDESGYVEFQEKERPGQQPLISEASVTLAKIATVKPQVPPKPAPRRSLSLNAVATGASAGSSAGKAPGTAV; translated from the coding sequence ATGCTAAGTGTGGGCGGCAACAACTACAGACCGCCGCTGGAGCGCTCCAAGTCGGCGCCCAAACTGATGGCCATCGAGGAGGCCATTGGCGAGGAGGAGGGCGATGAGATCGAGGACACCAATGAGCCGGAGATGATGCCGTGCTGCCAGAAGGACTCCCTCTATCCGGCCATGACGCTGGGCAGGCGTCGCTGTCGTCGCGGCCACTCCATTCGGCGAACGGGCAAGATACAGTCCTTCTCGCCCTGCTGCAGTTCGCACATGGCAAAGGAGTTGCCGCAGGAAGAGACCAAGACGATGGCGGCGGCGGGCAGTTCCGCCAATGATGGCTCCGATTCAGACGACTTCGAGAAGCTGCTTAAGTTCGATACGACTTTGAGTAATGAGTTGTTGCCGTACTTCGACATGCAGCTGCACAAGAACAGCAGCCAGAGCATGGTGAGCCTGAGCGAActcaaggaggaggagggtgAACCGCTGAGCCTCCTGCCCACTATTAACAGCGATCCCAGCGCCGATCCAGAGGCGGACTACAATGCCGAGGATCACGATGTGACCGCGCCTCGACGCAGTGGCGTTTGCAGCGACGGCGAGGAGGACTTTCTGGACGATGCGGACGACCATTATTTCCGGCATGCGGCCATGCTGACCATGCTGCACCGCAGTTCGATGAGAAAGATGCGGGCGGCCGATCAGACGAGTCTTAAGTACCGCCATCAGACGCAGTCATCGATCTCCTCCAACGCGTCCAGCTCGACGACGGCCAGCACTTCGGCGGCAGCGGGCGGAGGATCCGCCCAGCAGGGTCTGACCAGTCCGGACAGCGACGAGGGTTCCATATCCAGCGGCTGCGAGACGGCCAGCACAGTCACAAATGCCAACCACGAGGAGTACAACAGCAAGCGGGTTAGCGATCCCGGCCAGCTGGAGCAGTCGCCGGActtggagctggagcaggcGCAAGTGCTGGAGCAGATGATGATCTACCAAAGactggagcagcagctgcgcaAGAACAGCGGCGATGCCACCAATTACAGCAGCTCGAGCAGCATCACACTGAAGCGCAGCAATTCCGGCAGCGACAAGCAGGAGAGGAGCGACCATCCGGATGACGacaacagcgacagcgacGAGAGCGGCTACGTGGAGTTCCAGGAGAAGGAGCGACCGGGTCAGCAGCCGCTGATCAGCGAGGCAAGCGTTACGCTGGCCAAGATTGCGACCGTCAAGCCGCAGGTACCACCAAAGCCGGCTCCACGTCGCTCGCTCAGTCTCAACGCGGTGGCCACCGGCGCCTCAGCGGGCTCATCCGCTGGTAAGGCTCCGGGCACCGCTGTCTGA
- the CG8312 gene encoding uncharacterized protein, isoform A, with amino-acid sequence MAANNGNKFSMEHDSEGCDEVDFIVATHNNNNDYEDLGSVSQAVINTKVAAAAATAAAATPNNEPNSNTLKKAKERRTLFHFGSNKKLSQSKSQESQEAGSKDATPATTAAPLPPVPIGTPPRQHKFVKSNSLARLLGNTYNAKKFEKQEQKRLASGSEGGKFNTYSGRRGRAGPYLERFKRVSKEDGDVAGEDDTVRVTNVITLTTDSRDLLYGSRQEHVGRTGGYDQNDQLTSKAYRTLTRSLGKLWRRTHSVDISTPDPEFKVSYLGNVLTGWAKAGEGCVEKQLNTLWRNYTQHSKPDVIMRLKVCASGLKATTRQHGLTEYWAHRITYCCAPKNYPRVFCWIYRHEGRKLKHELRCHAVLCSKEKIAQDICDTLRENLESALREFKREKILKQNARLSLANAVYDNPSLPRRKIMLSVGGNNYRPPLERSKSAPKLMAIEEAIGEEEGDEIEDTNEPEMMPCCQKDSLYPAMTLGRRRCRRGHSIRRTGKIQSFSPCCSSHMAKELPQEETKTMAAAGSSANDGSDSDDFEKLLKFDTTLSNELLPYFDMQLHKNSSQSMVSLSELKEEEGEPLSLLPTINSDPSADPEADYNAEDHDVTAPRRSGVCSDGEEDFLDDADDHYFRHAAMLTMLHRSSMRKMRAADQTSLKYRHQTQSSISSNASSSTTASTSAAAGGGSAQQGLTSPDSDEGSISSGCETASTVTNANHEEYNSKRVSDPGQLEQSPDLELEQAQVLEQMMIYQRLEQQLRKNSGDATNYSSSSSITLKRSNSGSDKQERSDHPDDDNSDSDESGYVEFQEKERPGQQPLISEASVTLAKIATVKPQVPPKPAPRRSLSLNAVATGASAGSSAGKAPGTAV; translated from the exons ATGGCAGCCAACAACGGTAACAAATTCTCAATGGAGCACGATTCCGAGGGTTGTGATGAGGTGGACTTTATAGTGGCCACgcacaacaataacaacgatTACGAGGATTTGGGCAGCGTGAGTCAGGCGGTGATCAACACCAAAgtagctgcagcagcagcaaccgcagcagcagcaacaccaaacAACGAACCAAACAGCAATACATTGAAAAAAGCCAAGGAGCGTCGCACCCTCTTCCATTTCGGAAGCAATAAGAAGCTGAGTCAGAGCAAGTCACAGGAGAGCCAGGAGGCGGGCAGCAAGGATGCTACGCCGGCGACAACTGCTGCTCCATTGCCGCCGGTGCCAATCGGTACGCCACCGCGACAGCACAAGTTCGTGAAGAGCAACAGCTTGGCCAGATTGCTGGGCAACACCTACAATGCCAAGAAGTTTGAGAAGCAGGAGCAAAAGCGTCTGGCCTCCGGATCCGAGGGCGGCAAATTCAACACCTACAGTGGAAGGCGTGGCCGTGCGGGTCCCTATTTGGAGCGATTCAAGCGGGTGTCCAAGGAGGACGGCGATGTGGCTGGCGAGGATGACACGGTGAGGGTCACGAACGTCATAACCCTGACGACGGACTCGCGGGACTTGCTCTACGGCAGCCGGCAGGAGCATGTGGGTCGCACTGGGGGCTATGACCAGAACGATCAGCTCACCTCGAAGGCGTATCGCACGCTCACCCGCAGCTTGGGCAAACTCTGGAGGCGCACACACAGCGTGGACATTAGCACACCCGATCCGGAGTTCAAGGTCTCGTACCTGGGCAACGTCCTGACCGGTTGGGCCAAGG CAGGTGAGGGTTGTGTGGAGAAACAGCTGAATACGCTGTGGCGGAACTACACCCAGCACTCCAAGCCGGACGTGATCATGCGCCTGAAGGTGTGCGCCTCCGGCTTGAAGGCCACCACCCGGCAGCACGGACTCACGGAGTACTGGGCCCATAGGATCACCTACTGTTGCGCACCGAAGAACTATCCGCGGGTCTTCTGCTGGATCTACCGCCACGAGGGCAGGAAGCTGAAGCACGAGCTCCGCTGCCATGCGGTGCTCTGCAGCAAGGAGAAGATTGCCCAGGACATTTGCGATACCCTTAGG GAAAACCTGGAGAGCGCTTTGCGCGAATTTAAGCGCGAGAAAATTCTGAAGCAAAACGCTCGCTTGAGTTTGGCCAACGCCGTCTACGATAATCCGAGCTTGCCGCGCCGCAAGATCATGCTAAGTGTGGGCGGCAACAACTACAGACCGCCGCTGGAGCGCTCCAAGTCGGCGCCCAAACTGATGGCCATCGAGGAGGCCATTGGCGAGGAGGAGGGCGATGAGATCGAGGACACCAATGAGCCGGAGATGATGCCGTGCTGCCAGAAGGACTCCCTCTATCCGGCCATGACGCTGGGCAGGCGTCGCTGTCGTCGCGGCCACTCCATTCGGCGAACGGGCAAGATACAGTCCTTCTCGCCCTGCTGCAGTTCGCACATGGCAAAGGAGTTGCCGCAGGAAGAGACCAAGACGATGGCGGCGGCGGGCAGTTCCGCCAATGATGGCTCCGATTCAGACGACTTCGAGAAGCTGCTTAAGTTCGATACGACTTTGAGTAATGAGTTGTTGCCGTACTTCGACATGCAGCTGCACAAGAACAGCAGCCAGAGCATGGTGAGCCTGAGCGAActcaaggaggaggagggtgAACCGCTGAGCCTCCTGCCCACTATTAACAGCGATCCCAGCGCCGATCCAGAGGCGGACTACAATGCCGAGGATCACGATGTGACCGCGCCTCGACGCAGTGGCGTTTGCAGCGACGGCGAGGAGGACTTTCTGGACGATGCGGACGACCATTATTTCCGGCATGCGGCCATGCTGACCATGCTGCACCGCAGTTCGATGAGAAAGATGCGGGCGGCCGATCAGACGAGTCTTAAGTACCGCCATCAGACGCAGTCATCGATCTCCTCCAACGCGTCCAGCTCGACGACGGCCAGCACTTCGGCGGCAGCGGGCGGAGGATCCGCCCAGCAGGGTCTGACCAGTCCGGACAGCGACGAGGGTTCCATATCCAGCGGCTGCGAGACGGCCAGCACAGTCACAAATGCCAACCACGAGGAGTACAACAGCAAGCGGGTTAGCGATCCCGGCCAGCTGGAGCAGTCGCCGGActtggagctggagcaggcGCAAGTGCTGGAGCAGATGATGATCTACCAAAGactggagcagcagctgcgcaAGAACAGCGGCGATGCCACCAATTACAGCAGCTCGAGCAGCATCACACTGAAGCGCAGCAATTCCGGCAGCGACAAGCAGGAGAGGAGCGACCATCCGGATGACGacaacagcgacagcgacGAGAGCGGCTACGTGGAGTTCCAGGAGAAGGAGCGACCGGGTCAGCAGCCGCTGATCAGCGAGGCAAGCGTTACGCTGGCCAAGATTGCGACCGTCAAGCCGCAGGTACCACCAAAGCCGGCTCCACGTCGCTCGCTCAGTCTCAACGCGGTGGCCACCGGCGCCTCAGCGGGCTCATCCGCTGGTAAGGCTCCGGGCACCGCTGTCTGA
- the CG9427 gene encoding uncharacterized protein, isoform B: protein MLSLLIWQTFTYYSVLENICQEIKEQLKLNMKQLHITLLYESLCPDSRNFMHQLGPVYEEFGDYIDILLVPFGKSQSERNGAIFHCQHGPAECKGNRLQSCVINSTANQAAQVKFVVCQMLAPDYSRIDQCANEAGLLTDVVHCLSSETGTKLQLQAELVTKQYSPSFIPTIVYNGVFDQQLQDHSLRDFRGTVCYMLRQQNLLPSSSTICQ from the exons ATGCTGTCTCTTCTGATATGGCAGACTTTCACATATTACTCGGTACTTGAAAATATATGCCAGGAAATCAAGGAGCAGCTTAAGTTGAATATGAAACAG CTGCACATCACCCTCCTTTACGAGTCCTTGTGCCCGGACAGCAGGAACTTCATGCATCAGCTAGGACCCGTTTACGAGGAGTTCGGGGACTACATTGATATACTCTTAGTGCCCTTCGGAAAATCGCAGTCGGAGCGCAATGGTGCCATCTTCCACTGCCAGCACGGACCGGCTGAGTGCAAGGGCAATCGCCTCCAGAGTTGCGTCATCAACAGCACCGCAAACCAGGCGGCGCAGGTTAAATTCGTGGTGTGCCAGATGCTAGCTCCGGATTATTCCCGCATTGATCAG TGTGCCAATGAGGCAGGCCTGCTCACCGATGTGGTCCACTGCCTGTCCAGCGAGACGGGCACCAAATTGCAGCTGCAGGCGGAGCTGGTGACCAAACAGTACAGCCCGAGCTTCATTCCCACCATCGTCTACAATGGC GTCTTCGATCAGCAGCTGCAGGACCATTCGCTGCGCGATTTCCGCGGCACGGTTTGTTATATGTTGCGTCAACAAAACTTgctgcccagcagcagcacaatcTGCCAGTAG
- the CG8319 gene encoding uncharacterized protein — protein MEDLCRICGGASENMLGIFDDQVEEYVDGAKLAEMVKTCADVQLDPDDAMPQKMCISCVHDARTAYGFKRRCEENYKKFYLAILNGQVIKDEPNEEDFLFIENPDKGNLEAKKKLNKEIKKTHQTASRTTKSSITTSRAGRQLRSIKNQTFKCELCIKQFKRQINLLDHMKVHSNSHVCQNCEERFLFKADLDNHQCYRNSNSTVECPECLKVFSSTQSLDSHKCKDMQERSPFQCPHCQQAFTREQNLKAHLLIHAESKQGNGPHKCSYCQTGFFNKSALKVHIHAHMGERPHACPFCVSNFRSKQALKVHIRIHTGEKPYQCPHCPKTFSDNNNLAKHRRRHSDERPYKCSICLQDFREKHHLKRHFLGKHRDGDQKLKLK, from the exons ATGGAGGACCTGTGTCGAATTTGTGGCGGGGCCTCGGAAAACATGCTGGGCATTTTCGACGATCAGGTGGAAGAATATGTTGATGGAGCCAAGCTCGCTGAGATGGTGAAGACATGTGCCGACGTGCAGTTGGATCCCGACGACGCTATGCCCCAAAAAATGTGCATTTCCTGTGTCCACGATGCACGAACTGCTTACGGATTCAAGCGAAGATGCGAAGAGAACTACAAGAAGTTCTATTTGGCGATATTAAATGGGCAGGTCATCAAGGACGAGCCCAACGAGGAGGATTTCCTATTCATTGAGAACCCAGACAAAGGCAATCTGGAAGCAAAGAAGAAACTCAACAAGGAAATTAAAAAGACACATCAAACAGCTTCCAGAACAACCAAGTCTTCCATAACAACCAGTAGAGCTGGCAGACAGCTAAGGAGTATAAAGAATCAGACTTTCAAATGCGAACTATGCATCAAACAGTTCAAGCGCCAAATAAACCTCCTGGACCACATGAA GGTTCACAGCAATTCACACGTATGCCAAAACTGCGAAGAGCGTTTTCTGTTCAAGGCCGATCTGGATAACCACCAATGTTATCGCAATAGCAATTCCACCGTCGAGTGCCCGGAATGCTTAAAGGTCTTTTCAAGCACCCAGAGCCTGGACAGCCACAAATGCAAGGATATGCAGGAGCGTTCGCCCTTTCAGTGCCCCCACTGTCAGCAGGCCTTTACTCGCGAACAAAACCTCAAGGCGCACCTGTTGATCCACGCGGAATCGAAACAGGGAAACGGACCCCACAAATGTTCATACTGCCAAACGGGATTCTTCAACAAGTCGGCCCTCAAGGTGCACATCCATGCGCACATGGGCGAACGGCCGCATGCCTGTCCCTTCTGCGTGTCCAACTTCCGTTCCAAGCAGGCCCTTAAGGTCCACATCCGCATACACACGGGCGAGAAGCCCTACCAATGCCCCCACTGCCCCAAGACTTTTTCGGACAACAATAACCTGGCGAAGCACCGACGACGCCACTCGGATGAACGGCCCTACAAGTGTTCCATCTGCCTGCAGGACTTCCGGGAGAAACATCATCTGAAGCGGCACTTTCTGGGCAAGCATCGGGATGGAGATcaaaagctaaagctaaagtGA
- the CG9427 gene encoding uncharacterized protein, isoform A codes for MTKLASTASLLLLVLSLGWAKLEEKPREKRQSNKLHITLLYESLCPDSRNFMHQLGPVYEEFGDYIDILLVPFGKSQSERNGAIFHCQHGPAECKGNRLQSCVINSTANQAAQVKFVVCQMLAPDYSRIDQCANEAGLLTDVVHCLSSETGTKLQLQAELVTKQYSPSFIPTIVYNGVFDQQLQDHSLRDFRGTVCYMLRQQNLLPSSSTICQ; via the exons ATGACGAAGTTGGCGTCCACCGCAAGCCTTCTGCTTCTCGTTCTGTCCCTCGGATGGGCGAAGCTCGAGGAGAAGCCACGGGAGAAGCGCCAGTCCAACAAG CTGCACATCACCCTCCTTTACGAGTCCTTGTGCCCGGACAGCAGGAACTTCATGCATCAGCTAGGACCCGTTTACGAGGAGTTCGGGGACTACATTGATATACTCTTAGTGCCCTTCGGAAAATCGCAGTCGGAGCGCAATGGTGCCATCTTCCACTGCCAGCACGGACCGGCTGAGTGCAAGGGCAATCGCCTCCAGAGTTGCGTCATCAACAGCACCGCAAACCAGGCGGCGCAGGTTAAATTCGTGGTGTGCCAGATGCTAGCTCCGGATTATTCCCGCATTGATCAG TGTGCCAATGAGGCAGGCCTGCTCACCGATGTGGTCCACTGCCTGTCCAGCGAGACGGGCACCAAATTGCAGCTGCAGGCGGAGCTGGTGACCAAACAGTACAGCCCGAGCTTCATTCCCACCATCGTCTACAATGGC GTCTTCGATCAGCAGCTGCAGGACCATTCGCTGCGCGATTTCCGCGGCACGGTTTGTTATATGTTGCGTCAACAAAACTTgctgcccagcagcagcacaatcTGCCAGTAG